The following coding sequences lie in one Aspergillus puulaauensis MK2 DNA, chromosome 3, nearly complete sequence genomic window:
- a CDS encoding uncharacterized protein (COG:S;~EggNog:ENOG410PZR4), protein MDKLFSPPPPSSPPPPSSINALVTEIDDFEFYHHPSWPDKWSHPEFEAAREDDWGSAPWLEQTKNRYTTRFLSPMLESTFPWGYIIYRTVYTPESDEQWPLALKKLDAALDRGIDSGLNAERKRSADGVERDSTPERLLKESRRHVVFSDKDSWDGASVEQIRVHFKEYVAASKGRGYGRFEGCLVIDERSLKSIIAASSPRPRLGEGFVGMVDGRYPEETGPGCGADPGYKGFMRVFISSLWLFYGESGNTRMMNLCPKGVPGHLIPVYDEGTGTAHDEEGNKVEVYLTEGRNRGRVF, encoded by the coding sequence ATGGACAAACTATTTTCACCCCCTCCGCCTTCCTCCCCCCCACCCCCATCCTCAATCAACGCCCTCGTCACCGAAATCGACGACTTCGAATTCTACCACCACCCCTCCTGGCCCGACAAATGGTCCCACCCAGAGTTCGAAGCCGCCCGCGAAGACGACTGGGGCAGCGCCCCATGGCTTGAGCAAACCAAGAACCGCTACACGACGCGCTTCCTCTCCCCGATGCTCGAGTCGACCTTTCCATGGGGGTATATCATCTACCGCACCGTGTACACCCCTGAGTCAGATGAGCAGTGGCCGCTAGCCTTAAAAAAGCTTGACGCGGCACTGGATCGCGGAATCGATTCGGGACTGAATGCAGAGAGGAAGCGCTCTGCTGATGGAGTCGAGCGTGACTCAACGCCAGAACGCCTCCTCAAGGAATCGCGCAGGCATGTCGTCTTCTCAGATAAGGACTCCTGGGACGGCGCTTCAGTAGAACAGATCCGCGTTCATTTCAAGGAGTACGTCGCTGCTAGCAAGGGCCGCGGGTATGGCCGGTTTGAGGGGTGTCTGGTGATTGACGAGCGCTCGCTCAAATCAATCATTGCCGCCTCAAGCCCCCGCCCTCGACTCGGCGAGGGCTTTGTCGGGATGGTTGACGGGCGGTATCCCGAAGAAACTGGCCCCGGCTGTGGGGCCGACCCCGGGTATAAAGGCTTTATGCGGGTTTTTATATCCAGCCTGTGGTTATTTTACGGCGAGAGTGGGAACACGCGGATGATGAACTTATGTCCGAAGGGTGTTCCCGGGCATTTGATTCCTGTTTATGATGAGGGGACGGGGACGGCgcatgatgaggaggggaataAGGTGGAGGTGTATTTGACAGAGGGGAGGAATCGCGGGAGGGTGTTTTGA
- a CDS encoding uncharacterized protein (CAZy:GH55;~COG:S;~EggNog:ENOG410PKNM;~InterPro:IPR012334,IPR024535,IPR018392,IPR011050, IPR036779;~PFAM:PF12708,PF01476;~SECRETED:SignalP(1-19)) encodes MHVWRGLWLIGQLGLLVQASHHHHQHEHIHASHHGALQQASAPGPAPASITSVAPAAQETSDAADAVASALKVLRTLNKLRLENVQYNKYDMGTSDQVHPAPDSAPLDYTQKAAEEAGDERRTRRDSGSNEKYGYSIPDELREAARVVAESEPPAPSNGNHSAVAALMDRKYGTGRPDTFVPSQAFHTYNGLAQVVMDGKDEVSFGENGTEGALRKRVSPTWWMATMAQRGSSPHAPSGYKVWRNVVDYGAKGDGVTDDTAAINLAISDGGRCGANCGSSTVYPGVVYFPPGSYLVSSPIIQYYNTQLIGDPLDLPTILGAASFVGLGVITSDVYVGDQEEWYINTNNFLRSVRNFKIDITRTDQAAYICAIHWQVAQGTSLENIYFYMTQDASTTQQGIYMENGSGGFMSDLTFVGGNFGAYLGNQQFTTSHLDVVIESCTTGIIIVGGAGGPFSTSQAVGSFALVDAIIANTATGITTTLYNKNSTALLLQNVGFYNTQNAILDSNVNKVLIPGSDQTILDSWGFGMVNDPEGARFVSGVKLQAANRSSSLVGDTVYNVGHPNFFNRRRPKYNDIGNSQVLDVKALGAKGDGKTDDTTVLNSVLARGANMSSIVFFPYGVYVIKDTLKIPQNSRILGQAWSQIMAIGSKFEDVRNPRVAVKVGNEGDVGIVEIQDLLFTVSGPTAGAVLVEWNIHELSQGSAGLWDSHFRVGGAAGSSLQAKDCPKGDGVNEACIAAVLMLRLTHRSSAYLENVWVWTADHDLDVASQDQIDVYSARGLLIESQGPTWLYGTASEHQVFYQYELYQAKDIVLGMIQTESPYYQPVPPAPEPFTPGLFPGDPDFSNCTSTSTTCAFAWGMRILDSSSVHLLGAGFYSWFSDYSQDCADKDYCQDRIFQIEQSYDVWIYNLITKAALEMVSPVGQVPTYAKDNKNGFLSSLLAWVRGPKEVVGGREFRGFYIWNSNSDSDSDALKGLPNACQTSLTQLVKCDPYATMFLDNKYRGSLNNMSLTDSVCDNSCGASLQSWFHNVETNCADYNVSGSAATKYGGQVWSGWNETCLKDPTSGEYCNDEIAGFTPVDFLQDMPKNELCSFCFVERLEIMQRSPYSFYDKSFQTQLEVVNAQCGLSAPTAMPPSLDAPPEFPPDPICASNQTHTTVLGDTCDSIALAYSVSSAALVMANSRHLMLCENLPADMDLCLPTSCSGTYQLKSNDTCSSIERASFYAPGTVRKYNAWVAWDCSNLQTTTEAWGHVICLEGQGGNYTATAPIPGVTLAPGEGNSGYSGSVVDPPSNATVAEGTSLKCGKWHVPAEDESCARICLAESITFALFTQVNPSLQGEDCSAALVVGNAYCVAPNPGWAGSQPPVASSSAVPSPN; translated from the exons ATGCATGTCTGGCGAGGTCTTTGGCTCATAGGCCAGCTTGGACTTCTTGTCCAGGCAtcccatcaccatcatcaacacGAGCATATACATGCAAGTCACCACGGTGCTCTACAGCAAGCCTCAGCACCTGGGCCTGCGCCAGCGTCAATCACCAGTGTCGCGCCTGCAGCCCAAGAGACTTCAGATGCGGCTGACGCTGTTGCCAGTGCTCTCAAGGTCTTGAGGACACTGAACAAGCTTCGGCTGGAGAATGTGCAGTACAACAAGTATGATATGGGCACTTCCGACCAAGTGCACCCGGCCCCTGACTCTGCGCCTCTCGACTACACCCAAAAGGCCGCCGAAGAGGCAGGCGATGAGCGGCGCACGCGCAGAGATTCCGGATCAAATGAAAAGTATGGATACTCGATCCCTGATGAGCTCAGAGAGGCTGCGAGGGTTGTTGCCGAGTCGGAACCCCCTGCTCCCTCGAATGGCAATCACAGTGCCGTTGCTGCTCTGATGGATCGGAAGTACGGAACCGGCAGGCCAGATACCTTTGTTCCGTCGCAGGCATTTCACACTTACAACGGACTGGCTCAGGTCGTCATGGATGGCAAGGACGAGGTAAGCTTCGGGGAGAATGGGACAGAGGGcgccttgaggaagcgggTGAGTCCAACCTGGTGGATGGCTACGATGGCGCAGCGGGGAAGCAGCCCTCATGCCCCTTCTGGGTATAAA GTCTGGAGGAATGTCGTGGACTATGGTGCTAAGG GTGATGGTGTGACTGACGACACCG CGGCTATCAACCTTGCCATCTCCGACGGTGGGCGTTGCGGTGCAAATTGCGGGTCCAGCACAGTGTACCCCGGTGTCGTCTACTTCCCACCAGGCAGCTACCTGGTCAGCAGTCCGATAATCCAATACTACAACACTCAGCTAATCGGTGAC CCGCTTGACCTCCCTACGATTCTCGGCGCGGCGAGCTTCGTTGGCCTGGGCGTCATCACGTCAGATGTCTATGTTGGCGACCAGGAGGAGTGGtacatcaacaccaataATTTCCTTCGCAGTGTGCGCAATTTCAAGATTGACATCACGCGCACTGACCAGGCAGCATACATTTGCGCCATTCATTGGCAAGTGGCGCAGGGCACCTCTCTTGAGAATATCTACTTCTACATGACCCAGGACGCCAGTACCACCCAACAGGGAATCTACATGGAAAACGGAAGTGGTGGCTTCATGTCCGATCTGACCTTTGTCGGCGGGAACTTTGG CGCATACCTGGGAAATCAACAGTTTACCACAAGCCACTTA GACGTTGTTATTGAGAGCTGCACTACTGGAATCATCATTGTTGGCGGA GCGGGTGGCCCTTTCAGCACCAGTCAAGCGGTCGGATCCTTTGCCTTGGtcgacgccatcatcgcTAATACCGCGACCGGAATCACGACTACCCTGTACAACAAGAACTCGACTGCTCTACTGCTGCAGAATGTTGGGTTCTATAACACACAGAACGCCATTCTGGACAGCAACGTCAACAAAGTCCTTATTCCCGGCAGCGACCAAACCATCCTTGACTCCTGGGGGTTTGGAATGGTCAATGATCCCGAAGGCGCCAGGTTTGTCTCCGGTGTCAAACTCCAGGCAGCCAACCGCTCTTCGTCTCTTGTGGGCGACACTGTCTACAATGTTGGACACCCCAATTTCTTCAACCGTCGGCGGCCGAAATACAATGACATCGGAAACTCGCAAGTTCTTGATGTTAAGGCCCTTGGAGCAAAGGGTGACGGCAAAACCGATGACACAACGGTGTTGAATAGTGTTCTTGCCCGTGGTGCTAATATGTCCTCGattgtcttctttccttATGGTGTTTATGTTATCAAGGATACACTCAAGATCCCGCAAAACTCGCGGATCTTGGGCCAAGCCTGGTCTCAGATCATGGCAATTGGTTCTAAATTCGAGGATGTACGGAATCCTCGGGTCGCAGTAAAGGTAGGGAATGAGGGTGATGTTGGCATTGTTGAAATCCAGGACCTCCTTTTTACTGTCTCGGGCCCTACCGCAGGCGCTGTGCTGGTGGAGTGGAATATTCACGAGTTATCTCAGGGGTCCGCTGGGCTATGGG ACTCTCACTTTCGGGTTGGCGGTGCTGCAGGGTCTTCTCTGCAAGCCAAAGACTGCCCCAAAGGCGACGGTGTCAATGAAGCCTGCATCGCGGCTGTGTTGATGCTACGGCTGACACACAGATCGTCTGCCTATTTGGAGAACGTCTGGGTATGGACGGCTGACCATGACCTGGATGTTGCCTCACAGGATCAAATCGACGTTTATTCCGCTCGTGGCCTTTTGATTGAAAGCCAGGGTCCCACTTGGCTGTATGGAACCGCTTCTGAACACCAGGTCTTCTATCAATACGAGCTCTATCAAGCAAAGGACATTGTGCTGGGTATGATCCAGACCGAGTCTCCCTACTACCAGCCAGTGCCACCGGCCCCCGAACCATTCACGCCTGGTCTTTTCCCAGGAGACCCGGATTTCAGCAATTGCACGTCCACGTCCACAACCTGTGCTTTTGCCTGGGGGATGCGGATCCTGGATTCCTCATCGGTGCATCTCCTTGGAGCTG GCTTTTACAGTTGGTTCTCCGACTATTCTCAAGACTGCGCGGATAAGGACTACTGCCAGGACCGCATTTTCCAGATCGAGCAAAGCTACGATGTCTGGATCTACAACCTGATCACCAAGGCTGCGTTGGAAATGGTGAGCCCTGTTGGCCAAGTCCCAACATACGCCAAGGACAACAAGAACGGCTTCCTTTCCTCTTTGCTCGCCTGGGTCCGAGGGCCCAAGGAAGTGGTGGGCGGCCGCGAGTTTCGGGGCTTCTACATTTGGAACTCCaactcggactcggactcggacgcGCTCAAGGGCCTTCCGAATGCTTGCCAGACTTCGCTCACGCAGTTAGTCAAGTGCGACCCGTACGCAACGATGTTCCTGGACAATAAATACAGAGGGTCCCTGAATAACATGAGCCTGACCGATTCTGTTTGCGATAACAGCTGTGGCGCGTCCTTGCAGAGCTGGTTTCACAATGTCGAGACAAACTGCGCGGACTACAATGTCTCTGGATCCGCTGCTACTAAGTACGGTGGCCAGGTCTGGTCTGGTTGGAACGAAACTTGTCTCAAGGACCCTACCAGTGGTGAATACTGCAATG ATGAGATTGCAGGGTTCACCCCAGTTGATTTCTTGCAAGATATGCCCAAAAACGAGCTCTGCTCTTTCTGCTTTGTCGAGAGACTGGAGATAATGCAGCGCTCGCCTTACTCCTTCTACGACAAAAGCTTCCAAACGCAGCTGGAGGTCGTGAATGCGCAGTGTGGCCTATCTGCTCCCACCGCCATGCCCCCCTCTTTGGATGCTCCGCCAGAGTTCCCACCCGACCCCATCTGCGCCTCTAATCAAACGCACACGACGGTCCTTGGTGACACATGTGACTCCATCGCCCTAGCGTACAGCGTGTCATCGGCAGCGCTGGTCATGGCAAACTCCCGCCACCTCATGCTCTGCGAGAACCTACCCGCAGACATGGATCTTTGCCTACCAACCAGCTGTTCGGGCACCTACCAGCTCAAGAGCAACGACACCTGCAGCTCCATCGAGAGAGCGTCCTTCTACGCCCCAGGCACCGTTCGAAAATATAACGCCTGGGTAGCGTGGGACTGCTCGAATCTCCAAACCACCACAGAAGCCTGGGGCCACGTAATCTGCCTAGAGGGTCAAGGTGGGAACTATACGGCCACAGCCCCGATCCCCGGGGTCACCTTGGCTCCAGGCGAAGGCAATTCCGGGTACTCAGGGTCTGTTGTTGATCCTCCGTCGAATGCCACTGTTGCTGAGGGCACGAGCTTAAAGTGCGGGAAATGGCATGTGCCTGCAGAGGACGAATCTTGTGCCCGCATCTGTCTTGCAGAGTCAATCACGTTTGCCCTGTTTACGCAGGTGAACCCGTCGCTTCAGGGCGAGGATTGCTCTGCTGCtttggttgttgggaatgCTTACTGTGTCGCCCCTAATCCGGGATGGGCTGGTTCTCAGCCTCCCGTTGCTTCGAGCAGTGCTGTCCCGAGCCCTAACTAG
- a CDS encoding uncharacterized protein (CAZy:CBM18;~CAZy:GH18;~COG:G;~EggNog:ENOG410PI86;~InterPro:IPR036861,IPR011583,IPR029070,IPR001223, IPR017853,IPR001002,IPR001579,IPR018371;~PFAM:PF00187,PF00704;~SECRETED:SignalP(1-27);~go_function: GO:0004553 - hydrolase activity, hydrolyzing O-glycosyl compounds [Evidence IEA];~go_function: GO:0008061 - chitin binding [Evidence IEA];~go_process: GO:0005975 - carbohydrate metabolic process [Evidence IEA]), translating to MWPKKGQKLGLGLAWVLLTGLALPALGQNCSKDNPCATGCCSKDGWCGTSEEHCGAGNCVDTCDFKLQCDESNPCETGCCSKAGFCGLGPDYCGEDVCVASCEAKAECDPGFGADWATSSKCPLNVCCSDFGFCGTTKEFCGNKTVHHDTCDKKTATLDRVVGYYESWASSRPCNPFWPEQIPMGVYTHLNFAFPAIDPDSFEVRPGSDGDLDLLMRVTQLKTMDPDLKVMIALGGWSFNDPGPTQTTFSDIARSSENQAKFFTSLKEFLSTYNLDGVDLDWEYPVADDRSGRAEDFENFPKFMENLKEALKDTGGRNEISITLPSSYWYLQHFDIVKLQPHVSFFNVMSYDLHGKWDKGNKWTGEFLDAHTNLTEIDKALELLWRNKIDSSKVVLGLAFYARAYALADPACVKPGCLFASGANQGNCSREIGILLNSEIDEIVAQRDLEDTLYKDAAVQVLHWDDQWLSYDDAGHVPGDWWR from the exons ATGTGGCCAAAGAAAGGGCAAAAGCTCGGGCTCGGGCTCGCTTGGGTTCTCTTAACAGGCcttgctcttccagccctGGGCCAGAACTGCAGCAAAGACAACCCTTGCGCCACGGGATGCTGCTCCAAGGACGGGTGGTGTGGGACAAGCGAAGAGCATTGCGGTGCGGGGAACTGTGTTGACACTTGTGATTTTAAGCTGCAGTGTGATGAGAGTAATCCGTGCGAAACGGGGTGTTG TTCCAAGGCAGGGTTCTGCGGATTGGGCCCGGACTACTGTGGCGAGGACGTGTGTGTGGCTAGCTGTGAGGCAAAGGCTGAATGTGATCCTGGCTTTGGGGCAGACTGGGCGACGAGTTCGAAGTGCCCGCTGAATGTTTGCTGCTCAGACTTT GGCTTTTGCGGAACCACCAAGGAATTC TGTGGAAACAAGACAGTCCACCACGACACCTGCGATAAGAAGACCGCGACACTTGACCGTGTGGTTGGCTATTACGAGTCGTGGGCAAGCAGTCGTCCGTGCAATCCCTTCTGGCCAGAGCAGATCCCGATGGGGGTCTATACCCATCTCAACTTTGCGTTTCCCGCCATCGACCCAGACAGCTTTGAAGTGCGCCCTGGTTCCGACGGTGACCTTGACTTACTGATGCGCGTCACACAGCTCAAGACCATGGATCCAGATCTCAAAGTCATGATTGCGCTGGGTGGTTGGAGCTTTAATGATCCAGGCCCGACCCAAACAACTTTTTCTGACATTGCGCGGTCGTCGGAGAATCAGGCCAAGTTCTTTACATCCCTGAAGGAGTTCTTGTCAACGTATAATCTGGATGGAGTGGACCTGGACTGGGAATATCCCGTGGCAGATGATCGCAGTGGACGGgccgaggactttgagaACTTCCCTAAATTCATGGAGAATCTGAAGGAGGCTTTGAAAGACACAGGCGGGCGGAATGAGATATCCATCACACTCCCTTCATCCTACTGGTATCTGCAACACTTTGACATTGTCAAGCTGCAGCCCCACGTGAGCTTTTTTAATGTTATGTCCTATGATCTGCACGGCAAGTGGGACAAGGGAAACAAGTGGACAGGCGAGTTCCTCGACGCCCACACCAACCTAACCGAAATCGACAAGGCCTTGGAGCTGCTCTGGCGGAACAAGATTGACTCCTCCAAAGTAGTTCTGGGGCTCGCATTCTACGCCCGCGCATACGCCTTGGCCGATCCGGCCTGTGTAAAGCCAGGCTGCCTGTTCGCCTCTGGCGCAAACCAGGGCAACTGCAGTCGCGAGATTGGGATTCTGCTCAACAGCGAAATCGACGAAATTGTTGCGCAGCGGGATCTCGAGGACACACTGTATAAGGACGCTGCCGTGCAGGTCCTTCACTGGGACGACCAGTGGCTGTCGTATGACGATGCCGGGCATGTTCCTGGAGActggtggcgatga
- a CDS encoding uncharacterized protein (COG:G;~EggNog:ENOG410PI86), translating into MMTRDDQWGDSDEIMLDGNACTYPHERRLCCPPSETTPSCGWYSFKGGACKGECPDGYTEVGSIDHGCRSGYQAACCTTENKNNKLLNAMRLYETCAWSNAPDCNSGKCTFANSPWPTEFVESTTGSGAVYCYSGMVHDDDYNFSFSSQSRKYCCDTSNKAMTWGTCTWRNDDFNFGTEGKTCSSNCHDNEIRVAMDGNEECHGKDGGAKSYCCTGTYETTSKVLNPVLAGYEADLSAWADSPTCDAKTGLDLYARSDISPRDQGQTVLKDQHYQGTLFILATMIRGTGLAGEAMSSSVKALCKIWDKYIPDHWEHLTCDKVTSWFNDKEGNPAAQQRSPEQNGQLALCNMDGFNAMLNTRARRLPECEHYEIVEADYLANDGSSINDGTLAKRWLNQGDVLDRLEKRAPAEAKSVLCNDGKVKRKINYQSQPYPSVGDWADDAEPVQNTVDLVDWNVCRSSAVRTYNQGSDRDNYATEHMLELESIPMFIKWAAMNQDVCKEIDCLFFAGFFNKKVLDSPPDMPGLDASHQQVPMQRVMESLRSETNAGNFAILWGSINLNKAQLWLHGQPRADDTWDGYVEGDLNKATEVLRDTIAVYQYLREKKIWPKFQAINKAVREEMLRAEEQHNKDDKDKKSDLQACWDAWMGHQLKSFVDNGDDWVKKAIEDLKKNYKPEKSKKDDPEGHERYDALTAILNLLETEAAEAIKLSNFDLGLGDGDAMDTSA; encoded by the exons atgatgacTCGGGACGACCAGTGGGGTGACTCGGATGAAATCATGCTGGACGGTAATGCTTGCACTTACCCTCATGAACGACGACTATGCTGCCCCCCAAGCGAAACAACTCCGAGCTGTGGTTGGTACTCCTTCAAGGGCGGGGCGTGCAAGGGCGAGTGTCCTGACGGGTACACCGAGGTCGGGTCGATTGACCATGGCTGTCGGAGTGGCTACCAGGCAGCCTGCTGCACAACagagaacaagaacaacaagctCCTAAACGCCATGAGGCTCTACGAGACCTGCGCATGGTCCAATGCCCCGGACTGCAACAGCGGCAAATGCACATTTGCCAACTCGCCGTGGCCAACGGAATTTGTCGAGTCCACGACCGGCAGCGGCGCGGTATACTGCTACTCGGGCATGGTACACGATGATGACTATAATTTCAGCTTTAGTTCCCAGTCGCGAAAGTACTGCTGTGATACTTCCAACAAGGCCATGACCTGGGGCACATGCACCTGGAGGAACGACGACTTCAACTTCGGAACCGAGGGCAAGACCTGCAGCTCCAACTGCCATGACAACGAGATCAGGGTCGCCATGGATGGCAATGAGGAGTGTCATGGGAAGGACGGCGGCGCCAAGTCATATTGCTGCACCGGCACATACGAGACGACGAGCAAGGTCTTGAATCCCGTGCTGGCCGGCTACGAGGCTGATCTCTCTGCGTGGGCGGATAGTCCGACCTGCGATGCAAAGACGGGGCTTGACTTGTATGCCAGGTCGGACATCTCGCCCCGGGACCAGGGTCAGACCGTCCTCAAGGATCAACACTATCAGGGCACCCTTTTCATCCTGGCGACGATGATCCGAGGCACTGGTCTTGCAGGCGAAGCCATGTCATCATCCGTCAAAGCCCTGTGCAAGATCTGGGACAAGTACATCCCCGACCATTGGGAGCACTTGACCTGCGACAAGGTCACCTCCTGGTTCAATGACAAGGAGGGAAACCCCGCCGCGCAACAACGGAGCCCCGAACAAAATGGGCAATTGGCGCTGTGTAATATGGACGGTTTCAACGCGATGCTGAATACGAGGGCGCGCCGCCTCCCCGAATGCGAACATTACGAGATTGTAGAAGCCGACTATCTGGCAAATGACGGCTCCAGCATCAACGACGGCACCCTTGCCAAGCGATGGCTCAATCAG GGCGATGTCCTGGATCGGCTTGAGAAGCGGGCGCCGGCCGAGGCGAAATCGGTTCTCTGCAATGACGGCAAGGTGAAGAGAAAGATCAACTACCAGAGCCAGCCTTACCCAAGCGTCGGGGACTGGGCTGATGATGCGGAGCCCGTGCAAAACACGGTGGACCTCGTGGACTGGAACGTCTGCCGGAGCTCTGCGGTCAGGACATACAATCAGGGGTCCGACCGGGACAATTATGCCA CCGAGCACatgttggagctggaatCCATCCCCATGTTTATCAAGTGGGCCGCCATGAACCAAGACGTCTGCAAAGAGATAGACTgtctcttctttgcaggcttcttcaacaaaaAGGTCCTGGACAGCCCTCCTGACATGCCTGGCCTAGATGCCTCGCACCAACAAGTCCCCATGCAGCGCGTGATGGAGTCGCTGCGCAGCGAGACAAACGCAGGCAACTTTGCCATCCTGTGGGGAAGCATCAATCTAAACAAAGCACAG TTATGGCTCCATGGCCAGCCAAGAGCCGACGACACATGGGATGGTTACGTGGAGGGAGACCTGAACAAGGCAACTGAAGTTCTCCGCGAT ACCATAGCCGTCTACCAATACCTCCGCGAAAAGAAAATCTGGCCCAAGTTCCAAGCAATCAACAAGGCCGTGCGCGAGGAGATGCTTCGCGCAGAAGAACAACACAACAAAgacgacaaggacaagaaatcGGACCTGCAGGCCTGCTGGGATGCCTGGATGGGCCACCAGCTCAAATCATTCGTGGACAATGGCGATGACTGGGTGAAAAAGGCCATTGAGGATCTGAAAAAGAACTACAAGCCCGAGAAGAGCAAAAAGGATGATCCGGAGGGGCACGAGCGGTACGATGCCTTGACGGCTATCCTGAACCTTCTGGAAACCGAGGCGGCTGAGGCCATTAAGCTCTCTAACTTTGATCTGGGActgggcgatggcgatgcgATGGATACCTCGGCTTGA
- a CDS encoding uncharacterized protein (COG:S;~EggNog:ENOG410PU2W), which translates to MKSASEVPGWGVSGGKILDDPTRYDFDDDGSDSWHQVLIRVPGITDCSGVWGEDGGSSIRYRSGPDDEEMIA; encoded by the coding sequence ATGAAGTCCGCATCCGAGGTTCCTGGATGGGGGGTATCAGGGGGCAAGATCCTGGATGACCCCACCCGTTACGACTTTGACGACGATGGCAGCGACTCCTGGCACCAGGTTTTGATTCGCGTGCCGGGGATCACGGATTGCAGTGGCGTTTGGGGCGAGGACGGCGGCAGTAGCATACGGTACCGCAGTGGGCcggacgatgaggagatgaTAGCGTAG